The following are encoded in a window of Emcibacter sp. SYSU 3D8 genomic DNA:
- a CDS encoding nuclear transport factor 2 family protein, whose protein sequence is MTGSDPRLAAIADKQEIAEVLYRYARGCDRADEAALRACFHPESSHNHGGFVGKSWDFVDRAMAICRPLKACKHMISNVLVTLAGDSAVSECHFWAHHRRINEESGAEEDYFTGGRYLDRFERRGGEWKIIARIGVGDFERFDPPSDRNMWTMPAGKISGKHPSDPIYGLEAGMEKGK, encoded by the coding sequence ATGACGGGATCGGACCCGCGCCTTGCCGCGATCGCCGACAAGCAGGAAATCGCCGAGGTGCTCTACCGCTATGCGCGCGGCTGCGACCGGGCGGACGAGGCGGCGTTGCGGGCCTGTTTCCATCCGGAATCGTCGCATAATCACGGCGGTTTCGTCGGCAAGTCCTGGGACTTCGTCGACCGGGCCATGGCGATCTGCCGGCCGCTGAAGGCCTGCAAGCACATGATCTCCAACGTGCTGGTGACGCTGGCCGGCGACAGCGCCGTTTCCGAATGCCACTTCTGGGCTCACCACCGCCGAATCAACGAGGAAAGCGGCGCCGAGGAGGACTACTTCACCGGCGGCCGGTATCTCGACCGCTTCGAGCGGCGCGGCGGCGAATGGAAGATCATCGCCCGCATCGGCGTCGGCGACTTCGAGCGCTTCGATCCGCCGTCCGACCGCAACATGTGGACCATGCCGGCTGGGAAGATCAGCGGCAAGCATCCATCCGATCCGATCTACGGCCTCGAAGCCGGCATGGAAAAGGGCAAATGA
- a CDS encoding nuclear transport factor 2 family protein, which produces MMPRDDQLQALLDKQAIAELSYRYSRAADRLDRALLTSVYWPDGTDDHGAFAGSAPDYIDWVMTLLAGWISVHHDNTNILIELDGDTATGEVHWTGYYTYEIDGQVHDHLAVGRYIDRYERRAGEWRILHRTCLSDWSRLEPAVNWRTDPVRSRLAGKRKPDDLLYSARRLGIAGQPQEWGNSA; this is translated from the coding sequence ATGATGCCGCGCGACGACCAGCTTCAGGCGCTGCTCGACAAGCAGGCCATCGCCGAACTCAGCTACCGCTACTCCCGCGCCGCCGACCGGCTCGACCGCGCGTTGCTGACCTCGGTCTACTGGCCGGACGGCACCGACGACCACGGCGCCTTTGCCGGCAGCGCGCCCGACTACATTGACTGGGTGATGACCCTGCTGGCGGGCTGGATCTCGGTCCACCACGACAACACCAACATTTTGATCGAGCTGGACGGCGACACCGCCACCGGCGAGGTGCACTGGACCGGCTATTACACCTACGAGATCGACGGGCAGGTGCACGATCATCTCGCCGTCGGCCGCTACATCGACCGCTACGAGCGGCGGGCCGGTGAATGGCGCATCCTGCACCGCACCTGTCTCAGTGACTGGAGCAGGCTGGAGCCCGCCGTGAACTGGCGCACCGACCCGGTGCGCAGCCGGCTTGCCGGGAAGCGCAAGCCCGACGACCTGCTGTACAGCGCGCGCCGCCTCGGGATAGCCGGCCAGCCACAGGAATGGGGGAACAGCGCGTGA
- a CDS encoding cytochrome P450, with translation MSTLAEKPVMGSALPVDGFNPLDRKVQACPYPYYQTMRAQCPVYPSPQTGMYYVTKYDDIRFIKKRPDLFTSDMTHSSRGGPREALVRHENILSTYGWAHVQVLQRTDPPAHNRWRQYIDRTFTASRVNEMKPYVDQMVHELVDAFIGQGECEFVADFCVPLPCKVIADQLGLPNDQYLRLKSWSDAMLMPGGLMATDEEIERCAWIELDAQHFFYKVFEDRRKNPTDDIMSVLVNTRFEGEEPMSMHELQNMMHQLITGGNETTTSALAHGLWNLLKNPSEMAKLRADRSLIKNFVEETLRYETPVLGLFRQATQDVELSGTVIPAGTIVFMAYGSANRDEDKFDDGETFDVSRKNAGAQIAFGLGTHFCPGAMLARREMISAFEILLDRVDDIQLARPLEEFTHEPSIFLHQLKELPITFKKR, from the coding sequence ATGAGCACGCTTGCAGAAAAGCCGGTGATGGGATCAGCGCTTCCGGTCGACGGGTTCAACCCGCTTGATCGCAAGGTGCAGGCCTGCCCCTATCCCTATTACCAGACCATGCGCGCCCAGTGTCCGGTGTATCCCAGCCCGCAGACGGGCATGTACTACGTCACCAAATATGACGACATCCGCTTCATCAAGAAGCGGCCGGACCTGTTCACGTCGGACATGACGCACAGCTCGCGCGGCGGTCCGCGCGAAGCGCTCGTGCGCCACGAAAATATCCTGAGCACCTATGGCTGGGCCCATGTCCAGGTGCTGCAGCGGACCGATCCGCCCGCCCATAATCGCTGGCGGCAATATATCGACCGCACGTTCACGGCCAGCCGCGTCAACGAGATGAAGCCCTATGTCGACCAGATGGTCCACGAATTGGTCGACGCCTTCATCGGCCAGGGCGAATGCGAGTTCGTCGCCGATTTCTGCGTGCCGCTGCCCTGCAAGGTGATCGCCGACCAGCTCGGCCTGCCGAACGACCAGTATCTTCGGCTGAAGTCATGGTCCGACGCCATGCTGATGCCCGGCGGCCTGATGGCCACGGATGAAGAGATCGAGCGCTGCGCCTGGATCGAGCTCGATGCCCAGCACTTCTTCTACAAGGTGTTCGAGGACCGGCGGAAAAACCCCACCGACGACATCATGTCCGTGCTGGTCAATACCCGCTTCGAGGGCGAGGAGCCCATGTCCATGCACGAGCTGCAGAACATGATGCACCAGCTTATCACCGGCGGGAACGAAACCACGACCAGCGCGCTCGCCCATGGCCTGTGGAACCTGCTGAAGAATCCGTCGGAGATGGCCAAGCTTCGCGCCGACCGGTCGCTGATCAAGAATTTCGTCGAGGAGACGCTGCGCTACGAAACGCCGGTGCTCGGCCTGTTCCGTCAGGCCACGCAGGACGTCGAGCTGAGCGGTACGGTGATTCCGGCGGGGACTATCGTATTCATGGCCTATGGCTCGGCGAACCGCGACGAGGACAAGTTCGACGACGGCGAGACCTTCGATGTCAGCCGCAAGAATGCCGGCGCACAGATCGCCTTCGGTTTGGGCACCCATTTCTGCCCCGGTGCCATGCTGGCGCGGCGCGAGATGATCTCGGCATTCGAGATCCTGCTCGACCGGGTCGACGATATCCAGCTGGCCCGGCCGCTCGAGGAGTTCACCCACGAGCCGAGCATCTTCCTGCACCAGCTGAAGGAACTGCCGATCACCTTCAAGAAGCGGTAG
- a CDS encoding cytochrome P450 translates to MSTLKRDKPLDDYSLLDPKVHACPYEFFQRLRSECPVYRMPETGTYLVTRYDDIRAIKKNHRDFTSNITLQERGRREVHKEHDRILQTYGWDNVQTLQRTDPPDHGRWRNLIDRTFTASRVREMTPYIESMVHELIDSWIDDGECEFVSQYAIPLPCKVIADQLGVDRDNFWKLKAWSDAMLEPGSPTCPDERVIECAHLVVESQHYFYKVFEDRRREPRGDIMSALIHTDMGGEAPLTMHELQNLMNQLLTGGNETTTSAISHALWNLLKFPDQLARLRADRSLLKNFVEETLRFETPVLGLARKTTRDVEVAGTAIPKDALVVLTYAAANRDEDKFDEGETFDIARKNAGAQIAFGMGAHFCPGAMLARQEILSTFEALLDRLDDISLARPLPEDTHQRSVFLHQMKELPIRFRKR, encoded by the coding sequence ATGTCCACGCTCAAGCGCGACAAACCGCTCGACGACTACAGCCTGCTCGACCCGAAGGTGCATGCCTGCCCCTACGAGTTCTTCCAGCGGCTGCGCAGCGAATGCCCGGTCTACCGCATGCCGGAGACGGGCACCTATCTCGTCACCCGCTATGACGACATCCGCGCCATCAAGAAGAACCACCGGGACTTCACCTCCAACATCACGCTGCAGGAACGTGGCCGGCGCGAGGTGCACAAGGAGCACGACCGCATCCTGCAGACCTATGGCTGGGACAACGTCCAGACGCTGCAGCGCACCGACCCGCCCGATCATGGCCGCTGGCGCAACCTGATCGACCGCACCTTCACTGCGAGCCGGGTGCGCGAGATGACGCCCTATATCGAAAGCATGGTGCACGAGCTGATCGATTCCTGGATCGACGACGGCGAGTGCGAGTTCGTCTCCCAGTACGCCATTCCGCTGCCCTGCAAGGTGATCGCCGACCAGCTCGGCGTCGACCGCGACAATTTCTGGAAGCTGAAGGCCTGGTCCGATGCCATGCTGGAGCCGGGCAGCCCGACCTGCCCCGACGAGCGGGTGATCGAGTGCGCCCATCTGGTGGTCGAATCGCAGCACTATTTCTACAAGGTGTTCGAGGACCGCCGCCGCGAGCCCAGGGGCGACATCATGTCGGCGCTGATCCACACCGACATGGGCGGTGAAGCACCTCTGACCATGCACGAGTTGCAGAACCTGATGAATCAGCTGCTGACCGGCGGCAACGAAACCACCACCAGCGCCATCTCCCATGCGCTCTGGAACCTGCTGAAATTCCCGGATCAGCTTGCCCGGTTGCGCGCCGACCGGTCGCTGCTGAAGAACTTCGTCGAGGAGACGCTGCGATTCGAGACACCCGTGCTGGGTTTGGCTCGCAAGACCACGCGCGATGTGGAAGTTGCGGGGACGGCTATCCCGAAGGACGCCCTGGTGGTGTTGACCTATGCGGCTGCCAACCGCGACGAGGACAAGTTCGACGAGGGCGAGACTTTCGATATCGCCCGAAAGAACGCCGGCGCCCAGATCGCCTTCGGCATGGGCGCCCATTTCTGCCCCGGCGCCATGCTGGCCCGCCAGGAGATCCTCAGCACCTTCGAGGCGCTGCTCGACCGGCTGGACGATATCAGCCTGGCCCGGCCGCTGCCTGAGGACACCCACCAGCGCAGCGTCTTTCTGCATCAGATGAAGGAACTGCCGATCCGCTTCCGCAAGCGCTAG
- a CDS encoding MAPEG family protein, whose protein sequence is MHGVNLSVFGTAVGLAFIMVGFGITYAYRRILPYMKDPEAQPHKPPPALIPIFGGFMKAAWACFAVGISLVILAIGLGPGIPIGRGLAQVPVTLYYTAALGLLLVILTYNVLHHRVRSTLENFGNEDKTADRIARVHANYTEYVPTGLALLIALEWSGAPSLMVHFGGGLFTLARYLHAWGYTRHEMASFGRIVGIQSTILALCYMVAASAYYILIA, encoded by the coding sequence ATGCACGGCGTCAATCTGAGCGTATTCGGCACGGCGGTCGGCCTCGCCTTCATCATGGTGGGCTTCGGCATCACCTATGCCTATCGCCGCATCCTGCCCTACATGAAGGACCCCGAGGCTCAGCCCCACAAGCCGCCGCCGGCGCTGATCCCCATATTCGGCGGCTTCATGAAGGCTGCCTGGGCGTGTTTCGCCGTGGGCATCAGCCTGGTGATCCTGGCGATCGGCCTGGGGCCCGGGATCCCCATCGGCCGCGGACTCGCCCAGGTGCCGGTGACGCTGTACTACACGGCGGCGCTGGGCCTGCTGCTGGTGATCCTGACCTACAACGTGCTTCATCACCGGGTACGGTCGACGCTGGAGAATTTCGGCAACGAGGACAAGACCGCCGACCGCATCGCCCGCGTGCATGCCAACTACACCGAATATGTCCCGACCGGCCTGGCGCTGCTGATCGCGCTGGAATGGTCGGGCGCGCCGTCGCTGATGGTGCATTTCGGCGGCGGCCTGTTCACGCTTGCCCGTTACCTGCACGCCTGGGGATACACCAGGCACGAAATGGCCAGCTTCGGCCGCATCGTCGGCATCCAGTCGACCATTCTGGCGCTGTGCTACATGGTGGCGGCGTCGGCCTATTACATCCTGATCGCCTGA
- a CDS encoding TonB-dependent receptor has protein sequence MKHKKLTSCAIPLFALWAGAAYAQDPPAQDQASDGSLFSQRGGIETVISSAQKKQESVQEVPIPVTAFSGVAIERKFAVNLEDLNKLAPAVQLQHVGLFHNASSFTVRGIGTSGIESFDDPHVAIFIDGVYQPRNAWAVSNLLDIESVEMLRGPQGTIYGRNAYSGAITLTTKKPDVTEYSGKASLQYGNPGRLVVGLIGNVPIVQDKFAMRLAAQFYKDSGFYKNDGIIVDGVENGQIVTHIDEDLEGMRIQGNKYVYLRPSFRLTPNDNLDITLTTEFIRQRGDGTVSLNPSYDPRTPSNPLCGGVGTSVAYNCNTSLMEVLYPGLTKNYFGDGTQGIDRDKSNDPFLVGYDLPYNNSDLNSYTATLNVDYTTDFGTFSFLANYQHQRDLINTDTDGTNISFFASTRFQSYETYQFESHFVSDFSETFDVIAGVFYLFDSYHLGQILWTPNIGKFTYDNPLMSYYQNGQDRKTWAAYVQTEIHFTDQLSLVAGVRYSWEKKFNIFETPNNSVVNQGLDPNSDWSRFPTNSSAPDCAPIGTLGTAANPCFAFWTNDAGQSWDNFAPRVGVNYKINDDILLFAFWQRAYKSGGFVNNAAAYTTFVGSPYGEELIDNFEGGFKTEWLDSRLQFNGNFYYQKLKGLQRQVIRPADNPSGQETFISNNADARAYGFELEMVLIPVDGLTINANLAYSDIKYTNYCADLDGPEPFATPANGRELCGPGATELPNGTWIAFTDFSDLKLGFAPKIIGNLGWTYDFPIGNMGNLSIGNSFSYTSKMATAGVFLPRSDRRSMLLVDAQISWESPDSRYRVSVWGKNLTNDFQRLSVTPVAFLFSFEQPTQPRTYGITLTADF, from the coding sequence ATGAAACACAAGAAGCTAACATCATGTGCAATACCGCTGTTCGCCCTGTGGGCGGGAGCGGCCTACGCCCAGGATCCGCCGGCTCAGGATCAAGCCAGTGATGGCAGCCTGTTCTCGCAACGTGGCGGCATCGAGACGGTCATCTCCTCGGCGCAGAAGAAGCAGGAATCGGTCCAGGAAGTGCCAATTCCGGTCACCGCGTTTTCGGGTGTGGCGATCGAGCGCAAGTTCGCGGTCAACCTCGAGGACCTGAACAAGCTGGCCCCGGCGGTGCAGTTGCAGCATGTGGGCTTGTTCCACAACGCGTCGTCCTTCACCGTGCGCGGCATTGGCACATCGGGCATCGAAAGTTTCGATGATCCGCATGTGGCCATCTTTATCGACGGCGTGTACCAGCCGCGCAATGCCTGGGCGGTATCGAACCTGCTGGACATTGAATCGGTGGAAATGCTGCGCGGTCCGCAAGGCACCATCTATGGCCGCAACGCCTATTCGGGCGCGATCACGCTCACGACCAAGAAGCCGGACGTCACCGAATACAGCGGCAAGGCCAGCCTGCAATATGGCAATCCCGGCCGGCTGGTCGTCGGTCTGATCGGCAACGTGCCGATCGTGCAGGACAAGTTCGCCATGCGTCTGGCAGCACAGTTCTACAAGGATTCCGGCTTTTACAAGAATGACGGCATCATCGTCGACGGTGTCGAAAACGGCCAGATCGTTACCCACATCGACGAGGATCTGGAAGGCATGCGAATCCAGGGCAACAAATATGTCTATCTCCGCCCCAGCTTCCGCCTGACGCCGAACGATAACCTCGACATCACGCTGACCACCGAGTTCATCCGCCAGCGCGGCGACGGCACCGTGTCGCTCAACCCGTCCTACGATCCTCGTACCCCGTCCAACCCGCTCTGCGGCGGTGTCGGCACGTCGGTTGCCTACAATTGCAACACCAGCCTGATGGAAGTGCTCTATCCCGGGCTGACCAAGAACTACTTCGGCGACGGTACGCAGGGAATCGACAGGGACAAGAGCAACGACCCATTTCTTGTCGGCTACGATCTGCCCTATAACAACAGCGACCTGAACAGCTACACGGCCACGCTGAATGTCGACTACACCACCGACTTCGGCACGTTCAGTTTCCTGGCCAATTACCAGCACCAGCGCGACCTGATCAACACGGACACGGACGGCACGAATATCAGCTTCTTCGCGTCGACCCGGTTCCAGTCGTACGAGACCTATCAGTTCGAATCGCACTTCGTCTCCGACTTCTCCGAGACATTCGATGTCATCGCCGGTGTGTTCTACCTGTTCGACAGCTATCACCTGGGCCAGATCCTCTGGACCCCGAACATCGGCAAGTTCACCTACGACAACCCGCTGATGTCGTATTACCAGAACGGCCAGGACCGGAAGACCTGGGCCGCCTATGTCCAGACCGAGATTCACTTCACCGACCAGTTGAGCCTGGTCGCCGGCGTGCGCTACTCATGGGAAAAGAAGTTCAACATCTTCGAAACCCCGAACAATTCAGTCGTCAATCAGGGCCTTGATCCCAATTCCGACTGGTCCAGGTTCCCGACCAATTCCAGTGCGCCGGACTGTGCGCCCATCGGCACCCTGGGGACGGCGGCTAATCCCTGCTTTGCCTTCTGGACCAACGATGCCGGCCAGAGCTGGGACAACTTCGCCCCGCGCGTCGGCGTGAACTACAAGATCAATGACGACATCCTGTTGTTCGCCTTCTGGCAGCGCGCCTACAAATCCGGCGGCTTCGTCAACAACGCCGCCGCCTACACCACCTTCGTCGGCTCGCCCTATGGCGAAGAACTGATCGACAACTTCGAAGGCGGCTTCAAGACCGAGTGGCTCGACAGCCGGCTGCAGTTCAACGGCAACTTCTACTATCAGAAGCTGAAGGGCCTGCAGCGCCAGGTCATCCGACCGGCCGACAACCCCTCGGGCCAGGAGACCTTCATCTCCAATAACGCCGATGCCCGTGCTTATGGCTTCGAGCTGGAAATGGTCTTGATCCCGGTCGATGGTCTGACGATCAACGCCAACCTGGCCTATAGCGACATCAAGTACACGAACTACTGTGCCGATCTCGATGGCCCGGAGCCGTTCGCGACCCCGGCCAACGGCCGTGAACTTTGCGGGCCGGGCGCCACCGAACTGCCGAACGGTACCTGGATCGCGTTCACCGACTTCTCCGACCTGAAGCTCGGTTTCGCGCCGAAGATCATCGGCAACCTGGGCTGGACCTACGACTTCCCGATCGGGAACATGGGCAACCTCAGCATCGGCAACAGCTTCAGCTACACCTCGAAGATGGCGACCGCCGGCGTATTCCTGCCGCGGTCGGACCGCCGTTCGATGCTGCTGGTCGACGCCCAGATCTCCTGGGAATCGCCGGACTCCAGATACCGCGTCTCGGTCTGGGGCAAGAACCTGACGAACGATTTCCAGCGCCTTAGCGTTACGCCGGTTGCGTTCCTGTTCTCGTTCGAACAGCCGACCCAACCGCGGACTTACGGCATCACGCTTACCGCAGACTTCTGA
- a CDS encoding glutathione S-transferase N-terminal domain-containing protein, with amino-acid sequence MIDLYYFPTPNTWKVSIFLEETGLPYNIIPINIMVGQQFEPDFLKISPNNRVPAIVDHDVKGPDGQPLAIFESGAILLHLAEKTGKFLSTDPFRRAKVMEWVMWQMGGLGPMGGQANHFRAYAPEKLQYAIDRYTNEVARLWGLLDDQLEDREWIANDEYSIADMACWGWITLHELQGQDLNDTPHLKRWFEAMGERPAVKRAYALGREIAATPGKISEEAKNMLYGQTREQLLERRKARRAAK; translated from the coding sequence ATGATCGACCTGTATTATTTCCCGACGCCCAACACCTGGAAGGTCAGCATCTTCCTCGAGGAAACCGGCCTGCCCTACAACATCATCCCGATCAACATCATGGTCGGCCAGCAGTTCGAGCCGGACTTTCTGAAGATCAGTCCCAACAACCGGGTGCCGGCCATCGTCGACCACGATGTGAAGGGACCGGACGGCCAGCCGCTGGCGATCTTCGAATCCGGCGCCATCCTGCTTCACCTGGCCGAAAAGACCGGCAAGTTCCTGTCCACCGATCCGTTCAGGCGCGCCAAGGTCATGGAATGGGTGATGTGGCAGATGGGCGGCCTTGGTCCCATGGGCGGCCAGGCGAACCACTTCCGCGCCTACGCGCCGGAAAAACTGCAATACGCCATCGACCGCTACACCAACGAGGTAGCGCGGCTGTGGGGCCTGCTCGACGACCAGCTCGAAGACCGCGAGTGGATTGCCAATGACGAATATTCCATCGCCGACATGGCCTGCTGGGGCTGGATCACGCTGCACGAGCTGCAGGGCCAGGACCTGAACGACACGCCGCACCTGAAGCGCTGGTTCGAGGCCATGGGCGAGCGTCCCGCGGTCAAGCGCGCCTATGCGCTGGGCCGTGAAATTGCCGCGACCCCGGGAAAGATTTCCGAGGAAGCCAAGAACATGCTCTACGGCCAGACCCGCGAGCAGCTGCTCGAGCGCAGGAAGGCCCGGCGCGCGGCGAAGTAG
- a CDS encoding MFS transporter produces the protein MADLQASPDKAPYPRPILAWLVVGVLILAALIAYIDRQVVAIVVDQMKVDLGVGDAQIGWLYGVFAIFYAIAGLPIAWMSDRKSRKHIIAIGIFFWSLMTMACGLSKNFWMVFLARIGVGVGEATLTPATNSLIGDYFPRDKIPLALSIVQAGPIMGSGIAFIIGGYVYGIVEQAKPLTLPFFGALAPWQQTFLYVGAPGLIIAFLFLLIREPIRRTIARPAGSEAGTGSDVSLVNFYRRNARMVVFHHLGFLCFGLLGYAFVFWTVSYFVRVHGMNNADASQIFGWIFLLAGPLGPIFAAMYAARLTQRGKKDANIIAPLVGSLIGVAAVLTIQVMPNPFWAFVFYAPALIFVNSPFAMAYASLTYVTPPALRARVSAVYMFMVSFGMMLGPPIAGMFNEHIFPSDQGVRYSIMCVTLIFGFLGTIFLLLARKPYVRTAADADVWSGEESPIK, from the coding sequence GTGGCTGATCTGCAGGCGTCGCCGGACAAGGCGCCCTATCCAAGACCCATTCTGGCATGGCTGGTTGTCGGCGTACTGATCCTCGCCGCGCTGATCGCCTATATCGACAGGCAGGTCGTTGCCATCGTCGTCGACCAGATGAAGGTCGATCTTGGCGTTGGCGATGCGCAGATCGGCTGGCTGTATGGTGTGTTCGCCATTTTCTACGCAATCGCGGGCCTGCCCATCGCGTGGATGTCGGACCGCAAGAGCCGCAAGCACATCATCGCCATCGGCATCTTTTTCTGGTCGCTGATGACCATGGCCTGCGGCCTGTCCAAAAACTTCTGGATGGTGTTCCTGGCGCGTATCGGTGTGGGTGTGGGTGAAGCGACATTGACGCCGGCCACCAACTCGCTGATCGGCGACTATTTTCCCCGCGACAAGATCCCGCTGGCGCTCAGCATCGTCCAGGCCGGTCCGATCATGGGCTCGGGCATCGCCTTCATCATCGGCGGCTACGTGTACGGCATCGTGGAACAGGCCAAGCCGCTGACCCTGCCGTTCTTCGGCGCGCTGGCGCCCTGGCAGCAAACGTTCCTCTATGTCGGCGCGCCCGGCCTGATCATCGCCTTCCTGTTTCTGCTGATCCGCGAGCCGATCCGCCGCACGATCGCCCGCCCGGCCGGCAGCGAAGCGGGCACGGGTTCGGATGTGTCCCTGGTCAACTTCTACCGCCGCAACGCCAGGATGGTGGTGTTTCACCACTTGGGCTTCCTCTGCTTCGGTCTGCTCGGCTATGCCTTCGTGTTCTGGACGGTGTCGTATTTCGTCCGCGTGCACGGCATGAACAATGCCGACGCCTCGCAGATCTTCGGCTGGATCTTCCTGCTGGCGGGTCCACTGGGGCCGATTTTCGCGGCGATGTACGCCGCACGGCTCACCCAGCGCGGCAAGAAGGACGCCAACATCATCGCGCCGCTGGTCGGCAGCCTGATCGGCGTCGCCGCGGTGCTGACGATCCAGGTCATGCCCAATCCGTTCTGGGCCTTCGTCTTCTATGCGCCGGCGCTGATCTTCGTGAACTCGCCCTTCGCCATGGCCTATGCCTCGCTGACCTATGTCACGCCGCCGGCGCTCCGTGCGCGGGTCTCGGCCGTTTACATGTTCATGGTGTCATTCGGCATGATGCTGGGGCCGCCCATCGCCGGGATGTTCAACGAACATATCTTCCCCAGCGACCAGGGCGTGCGGTATTCGATCATGTGCGTGACGCTGATCTTCGGTTTCCTCGGCACGATATTCCTGCTCCTGGCGCGCAAGCCCTATGTCCGAACGGCGGCCGACGCCGACGTCTGGAGCGGCGAGGAGTCGCCGATCAAGTAA
- a CDS encoding nuclear transport factor 2 family protein, producing the protein MTIEHMLQAGRVASVADPQLQMLLDKQACAEVMMTYCRAIDHRDEELLRSVFHPGAQHRHGFVGPSSDPARPSAPGEPGDFVAFALGVLATHTRTHHQLGNIFIEVGPGETIAYTEAYFTAYHRLRPKGDPLASATAYDTEMDVWVGGRYMDRMEKRDNVWKITNRTGITDWQRIESPSSKGYNAVPAEIRMQQNRDDFLYHRRSFYG; encoded by the coding sequence GTGACCATCGAACATATGCTCCAGGCCGGCCGGGTCGCCAGCGTGGCGGACCCGCAGCTTCAGATGCTGCTCGACAAGCAGGCCTGCGCCGAAGTGATGATGACCTATTGCCGGGCCATCGATCACCGCGACGAGGAACTGCTGCGCAGCGTGTTTCATCCCGGGGCGCAGCACCGGCATGGTTTTGTCGGCCCGTCGTCCGATCCCGCCAGGCCGTCGGCGCCAGGCGAGCCCGGCGATTTCGTCGCATTCGCGCTGGGTGTGCTTGCCACCCATACCCGCACGCACCACCAGCTTGGCAATATCTTCATCGAGGTCGGCCCCGGCGAGACCATCGCCTATACGGAAGCCTATTTCACCGCGTATCACCGGCTGCGTCCCAAGGGTGACCCGCTTGCCTCGGCTACGGCCTACGATACCGAAATGGATGTCTGGGTCGGCGGCCGCTACATGGACCGAATGGAAAAGCGCGACAATGTCTGGAAGATCACCAATCGCACCGGCATCACCGACTGGCAGCGCATCGAATCTCCATCGTCGAAGGGCTATAACGCGGTGCCCGCGGAAATCAGGATGCAGCAGAACCGCGACGACTTCCTCTATCATCGCCGCTCGTTCTACGGCTGA